Below is a window of Campylobacter concisus DNA.
TAGCTCAGTAAGCCTCTCTTTTATCTTTTTGCCAGCCTCATCATCTCCCAAAACGCTAGCCACGCTCACGTTTGCGCCAAGTGAGAGCAAATTTCTCACCACGTTGCCAGCGCCACCAAGCGTGTAGGTTTCGTTATTTATCTTTACCACCTGCACTGGCGCTTCAGGCGAGATACGGTCGCAGCTACCCCAGATATAGTGGTCCAGCATAAGATCGCCGACGACTAAAATTTTAACTCTCTTAGCCATTTAGCTCTTCCTTATGAATTCTCTTTATCTCTGGCAAATAGTCTTTTATCGCCTCTTCCAAGCTCCAAGTAGCGCTAAAGCCAAATGCCTCTCGAGCTGGGGCTACGTCGGCCTCTGTGTGAAACTGATATGAGCCAATAAATGGGTTTTTGATATATTCGTTACCTAAATTTACACCGATCTCACGCTGCAAGATGTCAGCGATATCTTGAAAGCTTCTAGCCTTGCCAGTAGCTGCGTTATAGACACCACTTGGCGCATCAAGTGCTTTTATGTTTGCGTCAATGATATCTTTTATGTAAACAAAGTCACGTTTGATCTGGTCGCTGCCCTCAAAGAGTCTTGGGGTCTTGCCAGCTAAAATTTGCAAGCCAAACTGAAGCACCATCGAGGCAGTTTTGTTTTTGAAAAACTCGCCCTTGCCAAAGACATTAAAATACCTCAGTCCAACCACGCTCACGCCGCGCTTTGCGTAAATTTTATTGATATTATCCATGCTTAGCTTGCTAAAACCATAAACGTTATTTGGCGCTTCGCACTCACCAACGGTTTGTGGGCTCTTTGCGTTGCCATAAGTGGCACCTGAGCTAGCGTAAATCATCTTTGCCCCCAAACTCTCGCAGATATCGAGCAAATTTACAAAGGCATTTACATTTGTTTTTATTAGCTCGTCTTGCTCTTTTACAGTCGTATCTGAGATCGCTGCCTCGTGGTAGATGACGTCTGGGCGAAAGCTCTTTATCTTTTCAAGCGTGCTAGAATCGTTGATGTCGCCGGCGTAAATTTCGCCCCTAAAGCCTAGTAAATTTTTAAAATGGCCAAAGCTTTTTAGGTTGCCGTTGCTAAATGTCTCGTCGTTTCTAAATTTATCCACGACAAGCACGTGAGCGTCTTTGTAATTTTCATCAAAATAATGCGCCAAGGCTGAGCCGATAAAGCCAGCACCGCCAGTTATAACTATTTTTTTTCCATTTAAATTCATAGTGATTTTTCCTTTTTTAGCTTATTTAAAACATCTCTTACATTTTTAAAATTTATGCCATTAAGTAAGAAATTTCTGCCCACACCTGCTCTTTTGCCAGCCTCGACGTCGCTTGGCTTATCGCCTATCATGAGCGAGTTTTCAAGGTCGATGTTAAACTCATCTTTTGCATCAAGTATCATTTTTGGATTTGGCTTTCTGCAAGCGCAATCCGCCTCTGGGGCATGTGGGCAAAAGTAGACTTTGGTGATAAAAATTTGCTCTTTTTTGAAAATTTCAAGCATAAATTTATTTAGAGTATCAAACTGCTCCTGCGTATAGTAGCCTCTTCCGATACCTGATTGATTTGTCACGATAAAGAGTTTATAGCCAGCCCCAGCAAATTCTCTTAACGCATCAAAAATGCCATCGATAAATTTAAAGTCTTTTATCTCGTAAACATATCCAGCATCTTCGTTTATTACGCCGTCTCGATCCAGAAAAAGTGCTTTAATAGGCTCATTTTTATTCATTTGGTGATTATAGCCAAAATATTTTAACTAGCTTCTTGCGAATTTACCTTTTTGTACTATAATGCACAAACTTTTTTACAAAGGATGAAAAATGAAAAAATTACTAATTGTTTCTAGCGTTGCAGCTCTACTTTCAACTGCTGCCTTTGCTGCAGATGGTGCTGCTATCTACAAAAAATGCATCGCCTGTCATGGTGCAAAAGCTGAAAAAATATTTAATAATAAAGTTCCAGCTTTAACATCTCTTGATGCAGCAGCTATCGAAGAGGCACTAAAGGGTTATAAAACAGGAGCAAATAAATTTGGTCTTGGCGCTATGATGAAACCAATCGCTACTCCAATGAGCGACGAAGATGCAAAAGCAGTAGCTGAATACATCCAAACTTTAAAATAATAATTAGGGGCATTCGCCCCTCCTGCATTTTTAAATTTATACTAATAATCCATAAAACATATAGTAGATGGGAATTTCTCTTTTTATATTTAAAAGTTATGAAACCTATTTTTACTAATCTTTCTTTTTACATATTAAAACAAAACTATTCCAGTCTTCAAAGCCATAAAGCAACGCTTAGAAATAGCTAAGAGCGTAAGTAAAATAGAGGCTCGTAAACTCTTTACCGAAACAAAAGACGACCAAGTGCTTCGTATGGCTTACTACTGGGTATCTCAAGGGGCTTATGACAACTGCAAAGACCTACCCTTAAACAAGTGCCCTATAACTCATCTAAACCACGATACAGCAAATCGTATATGGTGGTCTGTAAGAAACCATTGTAGGATATAAGGGAGAAAACAACACTCACGGACTATACGTATTACGCCATACAGTGGCTTCTAGGTTAGTGAGTTTGAAGGGATTTATGCACATAAACTGATGGCTTTTATGGGTTACTCAGATATTAAAAGTAGCTTACATTACATACATCTAAATGTAGATGATATACGTGATGGTGTGGGAGTTGGCGTTTAGTTTTTAAATGATAAAGATATGAGGCATTTGGTTGCGGAGGACGGATTTGAACCGCCGACCTTCGGGTTATGAGCGTTAAGGACTTATTTTATGTTATAATGTTTGCAAAGGATAGTTATGGAAAATAAGAATTTATGGGAGTTTTTAAAAATTAAACTCGATTTCTTAAAGCCTTTTCTTACCACGCTTTTACTTTTAGATGCTGGTTTAATAGGTTTTATCTTTCTTAATTTTGATAAAAATGGGTTTATTTTAAATTTTTGCTCTACCATTGCAATCTTTTTGGTAAGTATTTTATTTTGTTATCTTTTAAAAGCATGTTTAGACGTATTAAAAGAAATGAAAGGATTATTATAATGTCAATATTTGGTTTATTCTTAATAGTTGTTTTTGCTGTTTTAGTAACTTGGGCTGGTGTAAAAATATCTAAGGTTTGATCTTGAAAGAAGAATTTACAAAATTTAATCTAGAAGACTATTTAACAACCGATAAACTTAGAAAAGAATATTTAAATCAAGTTTTGGTTTATGGCGATATCGAAGAATTTAAAAGGGCTTTGTTTTATATAGCAAAGTCAAAACCTAGATTTGAAAGCATATTTAAGGTTGTAAATGCTCTTGATATTAAACTTGTTTATGCTTAAAAAATAACTACTTATTTTTCATTATTATTTCTATTTTCTTTTTCTGTTGTATTGGCTGTGGTTTTGGTTTTTCTAAGTATCTGCATAAAACTATATTATCATTCGTTTGATACATCTTTGCCAGGTAGCAATTATTATTTATCTGATCTATTATTTTAAATCTTTTTTCTGAAAATTTTTGGCTTTTAAATTTGTCGCTTCTACTATATGTGATTATCGTATCATTTAATCCGCTTTCCCAAAGATAACTTGAAAAATTTTCATTTTCCACATATAAACTTCCGTCAAATTTAAAATCTACTATAACGTCGTTTCTCATTTTTCCCATTAATAAAATTTTGTTTTTTTCCGGTGTAGTTATTTGCCATTTTCCTAATATATTTGGCTGCCTAAATGTATCGAGTGCATTTAAATTTATTAGTGTAAGTATCAGTATTATTAATTTTTTCATTTATCTATCTCTTTTTTTAAAATTCTTGTTTTTATGTCTGAAATGTAGTATTGAATTTCTTGCTGTGATAGTTTTTCTAATAGTTCGATTAGCTCTTTATATGTAACATTTACGTATAAGTTTTCTTTATCTTCCTTTAAATTTAATCCATTTTCTATAACTTCAAATAATTCTTTTCTATTTTTTCGCCAGTTGTATATTGTTTTTTCGGCTATTTTTAGTTTTTTCGCGATTTCTGCATTTGTCATTTTTTTACCTGTAAAATTTACATATTTAAGCATTATTTAATTTTATATTATGTAATATTTACCTGTTGAAAATATGTAAATCTTACATATGTTTCGATTTTATCGAAATAATGTAAATTTTGCCCTGAATATGGCATTAAACTATTTTAGCCCCGTTTGGACGAAACACCTTTTCGGGGCTATGTTAAATGGTGTTTCAAAAAAATAAATTAAAAAAAGGTGTTAAAAATGCAAATCGTTAAATCTGAATATGATTTAAAGTATGTTCTTAGGGGTGGTCTTGTTAGAAGTTCGGCTTCTGGTAAGTTTGAAGGTAATGATTACTCTTCTTCTGTTCGTATTTCTTCATCAAATATCTATGACGTTGTTAATGAAAAGACTGGCTTTACCGATGAAGTAGAGCAAAAAGTTGTTTTTAAAATAATCTGCCCAGATAATAATACCGCTGGACTTGTAGCGGCTGCAATAAAAGAAAAATTTAAAAAAGGCGAAGAAATACCGGTTGAAGGTGGCTTCCCTAACGATCAAAGAATAATTACGATCGCTAATCCAGTTGAATACTTCCTATTTGATACAAAGCCTGCAAAAAAACCTGAAAATAAATAAATAAAGGGGTCTATCCCCTTTAACTACTTATTTAAGTCCGTGTTTCCTTAGATAAGTAGTTAAAGGCTACTAAATTTAAACAAAAAGGGTTAGAGATGAAAAAATTTCTTTCTTCTACTAAAGCTAAGGTTCTAGGTGGTGTTGCTGCTGTTGGCGCAATGTCAAGTAATGCTCTTGCAGCTGGTATAACAATGGGTGCAGATGGCACAGTAACTGGCGATCTTAATATTACTCCATTTATGGGCGTAGCTGGTGCGGTTATTGTTGTTTTGGCTACAATTTTTGCTGTTAAAAAAGGTCTTTCTCTTTTAAAATAGCTTGTTCCCCCTTTATTGGGGGCTAATTTTTAAAAAGGTTAAAAGTGTATTTTGATTTTATAGACGTTACGAAATTAGGATTTTTTCTAAATTCTTTCTTTGCTATTGTAATTGTCTTTTTTGCTTGTGTTACTGCCATTACTTCTGCTTTTAGTCTTTTTAAAAATTAGCACATAAATTTTAAAGCTTAAAGCAGAGTGCAAAGCAAAGCTTTAAGCCGACAAACGAAGTGCGTCAGTAATTTTTTGGGGTTTAAATTTATGGATAAAGTCTTTCTTAACTTAACAATAGAGCAATATAACTTCTTGATGTCTATGACTGGGACTTTATGCGGTTTCTTGCTTTGCTTGTTTATTTTCATAATTCTCTCGAGAATTTAAAAAAGGTGTTTAAAATGTTTGATGTTATTGGTGTTCCGTCTTTTGATTACTTCTTTTCTATCTTTATATGGTTTATGGTCTTATCTTTACCGATTTGTGCTGCTTTAACTCTTTTAACAAAAAGATTTTTTTAAGGCTTTGTGATGAAATTTCTAATTAGATTTTTCATTTTCTTATCTATTTTATGCTCTTTTGCTTTTTCTAAAAATTGCGATGGCGATGGCTTATGTTGGGTTATGCGTGATTATAATTTGCCTAGCGCTTTCAAGCCTATCGATGGCAAATTTTTAAAAGGTAATAATTATTATGGTCTTAGATCGCCTGAAACTGGTTATTACTTTATCTATTCTTTTACAATTAGACAAGAAGCTTATTATTTTGCTGGCTCACATAAGCCAGGTTTTTATGTTGGTTTTGGTCATGTTTATATAGGTGGCAATAGTAGAGTTGGTCGCTTTGGCCAGCGTGGTGGTGTTGGTGATTATGAATTTTTTGTTGCTTCTGATTATCCTAAAGACCCAGTGTTTACTTATTATGATTTTATTGTTTTCAATCCCAAAGAAGTTGCAAGATGTAAGCTAAATCAAGAATTTAACACTGATACAATGCAATGCGTCGATTCTTGTCCAGCTGGTCAATTATGGAATGTTCAAACTAATGCTTGTGTAGTTGATTGTACTGATGAAGATAATCATAAATTCTTTACTTCTGATTATACTTGTATAGATTGCTCGAGTGCTTTAACAATAGATGATATTGCAAGGTGTTACTGCGCTGGTATTGGCTCTTCTTATAATCCTGGTTATGCTTGGGATCCTAACAAACCTAATATTGTTCAAGCACATTGCAAAGATGAAAGATTGATTACTTTCAAATTTGATAAAAGTAAAGAAAATTCTAACAAAGACAAGGATAAAGACAAAGAAGACCCAAATAAGGATAAAGACAAGGAAAATCCAAATAAAGACAAAGACAAAGAAGATCCAAACAAAGATAAGAATAAAGACAATTCTACGCCTGGAAATGGCGGCGGTTCTAGCGGTGGCAATAATAACGGCTCGAGTGGCAATAATAACGGCTCTGGTGGCAATAGTGGCGGCACTGGTGGCGGTTCATCTGGTGGTACTGGCGGCGGATCAAGTGGCGGCTCAGGTAGCGGCTCAGGTGGTGGACAAGGAAACGGCAATTCTGAAAACGCCACACCTGGCAATATAGATTATGGCGAGCTTGAAGAAAGAACCGCTGATCTCGCAAATACGTATAAGGAAAATATTAATAATCTTTTTGAGCCTATTGATGGTATTAAAAAAAGCTTAAATGATACTATCTCAAAAATCAAAGATGGAAATTTAATGAGCTTAAAAAAAGGCGGTATTCCTAACACTTGCCCTTTAAATTTTGATATAGATATGTTTTTCTTTAGTAAAAAAGTTGTCTTTGATTTTTGTAGTATTCTTTCGCCGATTGCTTCTTCTCTTTATGTCTTTTTCTTTGTAGCTTTCTTTTTGTTGTTTTTATTTTTAATAGCCAAGCTATTTATTTTTACTTTTATGGGGTGGTAAGATATGCAAGCAATTATAGCTACTATTGTTTTATTCTTTCGCTTTTTTAAATGGGAAAATGCTATTAATTTTGTTTTTAAAGCAATTACATTTTCTAAAATGGTTGTTACTAACGTAATTTTAGGTACTCTTGTTTTATCTTATGCCGCTGCTGTTATTTATATTATTAACTTCATCTATTCTAAATTTAACTATATTATTGATTATGTCAATAATCTTTCAGTAGGCAATGAAAAGATCGTAACGACTGCCTTTTCTATTTTAAAATCTCTTGGTGCTTGGAATGCCTTTTGTGATGTGTTTTCTATATTTTCGCCTATTTTTCTTTCTTTCTTTGTAATTTATGCGACAAAAATTGGCATTACTGTTTTTAGATTTGTTCGTGAAACTCTTGTTACATTTATTTTGGCAAAGCTTTAAAAATGATTACTTATTTAGTTGGCAATCCTGGAAGCGGTAAAACATATTACGCAGTATATATGATTTATCAGACCTTTTTATTTGAGCCAAAGAAAACATTTTTATCTAAATTTGTTAAGCCTAAAGAAAAGCCTAGTTATTTATTTTGCTATACAAATATAAATGAGTTTAAGTTTGAGTTATCCGACAAATTTAAAAAGTTTGATTTTGATAAGTTCTATTTAGGCTTAAGAAATTTATATGCTTTATATAAGACTGGTGCAACCGATAACGAAGTTAATGAAAAAGCCAAAGAGTTAAATTTATATGGTTGCGTATTTGTTCTTGATGAGTGTCATAACTTTTTTAAAGACAAGAAAGACGAAATTTTAGTTTGGTGGCTTACATATCATCGCCATTTATACCAGGATATTTATTTAATTACTCAAGATTTAACCTTAGTCAATAACGAATATAAACGTATAGCAGAAAAATTTTATAGGGCTGTCGATAGCGCAAAAAGATTATTTTCAAAGAAATTTCGTTATGAAGTTTTTGCATCTTATAGGCTTTATAAAAAAGATAGATTAGAGATTATTAATATTCCATATCTTGAAGAAGTATTTAATTTATACCACTCTGGACAAAGTTCAAATAAAAAATCATTTGTAAGATTTTATTTTTTACTAGCTATTGTTGTTTTTATTTTTCTTTTACTTTATTTTTATTTTGTTGTTATGTCTATTTTTAAAAGCGATACTCCAACCGAAAACAATTTATCAAATCAAGATAAAACTTCTTTTTCAAATTCTCAAAAAAATAGTATTTCAGATTTTCCAGATATATTCAAAGACACTTCAAAAAATAACATTAAAAATAGTTCCGATGTGCCAGAAATTTATATATATAACATTACTTGCGTTAATTCATCTTGCCATTTTGACGACGACTATCATTTATACCCATTATCATTACTTAGTTACATATCTTCAATGTATACGCCATTATATTTTTATTACGAGCCAAAATCTCACGAGCTTGTCAAGTACTACTATGTATTTGACAAGCCAGTTTTCCAAAATTTAATTTCAAAAAATAACAAAGGTGTTTCCGATGAAAAGTTTAATCAAGTTCCTAGTTCTTCCGCTGCTGTTTTTAAATAGCTTGTTTGCTGCCGAAATTTATACTGATCTTTTAGATTTCGCACGTCTTACTAGTAGGGCTAATAATATAGCCATTGTAACTGATGAAAGCATACACCAGGGCGAATATTATTTTATCTATGAAGATGAAGTTAAGATCACGATTGCAATGTTTAGAAAAATGCTTGAAGCTAAGAATTTATACCTTTATAAAAAGGATAATTTCTACTACGTAAGCTCTCAAAAATTGCCTGATTATGATCTTAGGCGTATCGAGCTAAAGAATTATGTTTACGATGATGTAAATAAAATTCTTAGCCAGTTTGATTTAAATGCTACTTATTCGACGTCTTCTAATTCGGTTTTCTTTAGGGCTGATGACTATATATTTGATCAGATTAAAGAAGCCATTTCAAAGATTGATAAGAGCCTGGAGCAAGTAACATTTAAACTGACTATCACTGAAACAAATCTAAAAGACATTAAAGATTTAGGCACAAATTTAAAGGGCTTGCTTAAGCCACTTAATCACGGCGATTTAGCTTATTATATTAATCTGATTACTTCCCCTTATATTACTAATTCAAATATTATTAAAAATGATGATCGTGCCTTTTTTGGCATATTAAATTTTCTTGACACAAATGGCATTACAAAAATTATCTCATCGCCAGTATTGACGGCAAAAAATCACACCGAAGTTTATTTTAGTTCCGTTCAAAATATCCCTTATTTAGTTTCAAAAACTGATATATCTAATTTAAATTATCAAAAGACTGATAGTTACGAATATAAAGACATTGGTTTAAAGATAAATTTAAAGCCTATCATTTTATCTGATCACATTGATTTTGACTTACATTTAATACTTGAAGATATTCTCTCTCAAAGTACATCATTAACGCCCATTGTTTCAAAAAAGGAGCTTAAAAGCTCGTATTCTTTAAAGCGTGGCGACGTTCTAGTTCTTAGCGGTATTAATAAAACGACTACTTCTAAGCAACGTAATGGCGTGCCTATCCTCAAAGATATATGGTTTTTAAAGTATCTTTTTTCAGTCGAGCAAGACAGCGAAATAAACTCTGTTCTAACGCTCACAATTCAAATTATTTAATGTTTTAGGGGTGTAGGGGATTTCCCCTACAAAAGGCGAGAAATAAAGCTTATTGGCACATTCTGCTTAATCGAGCCGTGCAGCTAATATGCTTTTTGGGTTTAAAACACCCCTTTCGCCTATATGTGTTTTGGCGTAGCCAAAAAAGGCTGCCATGGGCGGACGAAGTCCGCCACAATGGCTGCCCTTGTCAAATTAATAAAAAACTCTTACGTTTAAGGAAGCGATTATGCGAGCGAGAAATTTATATGGTGTTTCTCCCCTTGACGTTGAGCTTTGCCAAGCAAAGCTTGATAGCCAAAGGGAATATATGCGCTCTTTCTCTTTTGTTAATGTTAATGGCCAGGTTAGAAATTTGCTAGACATTTCAATGTCGGCCAACTTTAGCGATAAATATTACGCCGAAGTGTCTAACCGCGTAAATGTGTTTAGCTCTTTTGCTATTGATTATTTTCAAGTCCCAGTATTTTTAACCATCACTCTTAACGGCTGCTTTAGGGGTGCATTAAATGGCGATTATTCTAAATTTATGCCGATTGATTATAGATATTTGCCTGATGAAGTTAAATATAAGGCTAAAAATTCAGTGCCTTTAAGTATTTCTGATTTAGTAGCCGTTCTTAATCATCAATGGAATTTATTTATTATGCGATATTCAAGAAAATTTAAAAATATTGATAGAAGCTATATAAGGTGCTTTGAGCCACACAAAAAAGACGGCGTGCCACACATTCACGCTTTATTTTACGTCCCAGCTCACACAATAGACTTTATGAAAAGAATTTATACTGATATTTTTTATGCTCCGCAAAACTTAAAAACAAATGCTATCACAAGCGAGCAAAAGAAAAACGGCGAATTAAACGGCTTTCAAACTAGTATTAATAATCCTAGTGGCTATGTTATGAAGTATATCCAAAAGACTTTCATTAACCTAAAAGAAACGCAAGATTTTGACGAGCTTTCAGCCTGGTATGTAAAGCACAAAGTAAGAAGATTTATAAGCTCACGCACTAAAGTGCCATTATGGGTATATAGGAAGATTAATTTTATTAGCACGATGCAAGACTTTTATCACTTAAACGACTTAACAAACGATCATAGAGCAATACTCGAGTGGAATAAAAAAGATGATTACATATATATAAAATTGCCTTTCAACAAAGAAGAGATTATTTATTTAAATGGCAGATTAGAGCATTATATAAGTGGTAGGCTTATGAATTTTTACGATAGATTGAAAATTGATAGCCAAAAAGATGAAAACGCACAAGATGAAATAAAAAGCTTTGGCACTAATTTAAAACAAAGGCAAATTTTAAAGCTTTGCGATGAGCTTTTTAAAAGCGATGAAAAGCCTAAACCAGTAAGCAGAATGAAAGATTACGAGCTAGTCAATTACTATGAGAGCTTGGGCGGTGATGTAAATGCCCAGCATTTAGCTTATGTTGAAAATTTAATGCTTGATAGGGAATTAGATAACTTCACACATTATCATAAAAAGCACGATTTAAATGCTCCTGATATTGATAGCTTTGTAGATAGATTTTTGATTTGTAATGAGTTTTGAAAAGGATAATGTAATGAGAATTTTAAATTTATTTGCTGGCATTGGCGGTAATAGGTTATTATGGAATGATGTATTATCGGATATTGATGTAACTGCTGTTGAGTTTGATCCAGCTATTGCCGATGTTTATAAATTTAGATTTCCCACTGATAAAGTTATTATTTGTGATGCTTTTGATTATGCTGCCAATAACTATGATAAATTTGATTTTATATGGGCTTCTCCACCTTGTCAAACTCATTCAAGGGTTAATTTTTCAAATCAAAATACTATTAATAGTCGTTCTTTGCCTGATTTTAGGCTTTATTCCCTTATAAGTTTTTTAAAAACTTTTTGTAAAAATAAGTTTGTTGTTGAAAACGTTATTCCTTATTATGATCCTTTGATTTCTTATAATGCAAAAATTTCTCGTCATTTATTTTGGTCAAATTTCTATATTTCTGAAAAGTCTTTTCAAAAATCTAGTAAGTTAATTAAAAATTTTGTTATTTCTGATTTTCATGATTTTGATTTAAGTTTATTTAAAAATATAAAAAATAAAAGACAGATTATTAGAAATCAAGTTGATAGTAATTTGGGTAAATACGTTTTAGGCTGCGCATTTGATAAAGGTCTTTTTGATGACACTAAATGAGCTTTTTAATAATTACATTAGCTTTTATGAGCTTATTTTAAGTCCAACTACTCTAAGAAGCGATATAGCTACTTATAATAAGCATTTTAAAAACTCGCTTGG
It encodes the following:
- a CDS encoding c-type cytochrome, producing MKKLLIVSSVAALLSTAAFAADGAAIYKKCIACHGAKAEKIFNNKVPALTSLDAAAIEEALKGYKTGANKFGLGAMMKPIATPMSDEDAKAVAEYIQTLK
- a CDS encoding zonular occludens toxin domain-containing protein, producing MITYLVGNPGSGKTYYAVYMIYQTFLFEPKKTFLSKFVKPKEKPSYLFCYTNINEFKFELSDKFKKFDFDKFYLGLRNLYALYKTGATDNEVNEKAKELNLYGCVFVLDECHNFFKDKKDEILVWWLTYHRHLYQDIYLITQDLTLVNNEYKRIAEKFYRAVDSAKRLFSKKFRYEVFASYRLYKKDRLEIINIPYLEEVFNLYHSGQSSNKKSFVRFYFLLAIVVFIFLLLYFYFVVMSIFKSDTPTENNLSNQDKTSFSNSQKNSISDFPDIFKDTSKNNIKNSSDVPEIYIYNITCVNSSCHFDDDYHLYPLSLLSYISSMYTPLYFYYEPKSHELVKYYYVFDKPVFQNLISKNNKGVSDEKFNQVPSSSAAVFK
- the gmhB gene encoding D-glycero-beta-D-manno-heptose 1,7-bisphosphate 7-phosphatase — translated: MNKNEPIKALFLDRDGVINEDAGYVYEIKDFKFIDGIFDALREFAGAGYKLFIVTNQSGIGRGYYTQEQFDTLNKFMLEIFKKEQIFITKVYFCPHAPEADCACRKPNPKMILDAKDEFNIDLENSLMIGDKPSDVEAGKRAGVGRNFLLNGINFKNVRDVLNKLKKEKSL
- the rfaD gene encoding ADP-glyceromanno-heptose 6-epimerase is translated as MNLNGKKIVITGGAGFIGSALAHYFDENYKDAHVLVVDKFRNDETFSNGNLKSFGHFKNLLGFRGEIYAGDINDSSTLEKIKSFRPDVIYHEAAISDTTVKEQDELIKTNVNAFVNLLDICESLGAKMIYASSGATYGNAKSPQTVGECEAPNNVYGFSKLSMDNINKIYAKRGVSVVGLRYFNVFGKGEFFKNKTASMVLQFGLQILAGKTPRLFEGSDQIKRDFVYIKDIIDANIKALDAPSGVYNAATGKARSFQDIADILQREIGVNLGNEYIKNPFIGSYQFHTEADVAPAREAFGFSATWSLEEAIKDYLPEIKRIHKEELNG
- a CDS encoding replication endonuclease, with the protein product MRARNLYGVSPLDVELCQAKLDSQREYMRSFSFVNVNGQVRNLLDISMSANFSDKYYAEVSNRVNVFSSFAIDYFQVPVFLTITLNGCFRGALNGDYSKFMPIDYRYLPDEVKYKAKNSVPLSISDLVAVLNHQWNLFIMRYSRKFKNIDRSYIRCFEPHKKDGVPHIHALFYVPAHTIDFMKRIYTDIFYAPQNLKTNAITSEQKKNGELNGFQTSINNPSGYVMKYIQKTFINLKETQDFDELSAWYVKHKVRRFISSRTKVPLWVYRKINFISTMQDFYHLNDLTNDHRAILEWNKKDDYIYIKLPFNKEEIIYLNGRLEHYISGRLMNFYDRLKIDSQKDENAQDEIKSFGTNLKQRQILKLCDELFKSDEKPKPVSRMKDYELVNYYESLGGDVNAQHLAYVENLMLDRELDNFTHYHKKHDLNAPDIDSFVDRFLICNEF
- a CDS encoding type II secretion system protein GspD produces the protein MKSLIKFLVLPLLFLNSLFAAEIYTDLLDFARLTSRANNIAIVTDESIHQGEYYFIYEDEVKITIAMFRKMLEAKNLYLYKKDNFYYVSSQKLPDYDLRRIELKNYVYDDVNKILSQFDLNATYSTSSNSVFFRADDYIFDQIKEAISKIDKSLEQVTFKLTITETNLKDIKDLGTNLKGLLKPLNHGDLAYYINLITSPYITNSNIIKNDDRAFFGILNFLDTNGITKIISSPVLTAKNHTEVYFSSVQNIPYLVSKTDISNLNYQKTDSYEYKDIGLKINLKPIILSDHIDFDLHLILEDILSQSTSLTPIVSKKELKSSYSLKRGDVLVLSGINKTTTSKQRNGVPILKDIWFLKYLFSVEQDSEINSVLTLTIQII
- a CDS encoding DNA-binding protein, producing MKEEFTKFNLEDYLTTDKLRKEYLNQVLVYGDIEEFKRALFYIAKSKPRFESIFKVVNALDIKLVYA
- a CDS encoding DUF1828 domain-containing protein — its product is MTNAEIAKKLKIAEKTIYNWRKNRKELFEVIENGLNLKEDKENLYVNVTYKELIELLEKLSQQEIQYYISDIKTRILKKEIDK
- a CDS encoding DNA cytosine methyltransferase, coding for MRILNLFAGIGGNRLLWNDVLSDIDVTAVEFDPAIADVYKFRFPTDKVIICDAFDYAANNYDKFDFIWASPPCQTHSRVNFSNQNTINSRSLPDFRLYSLISFLKTFCKNKFVVENVIPYYDPLISYNAKISRHLFWSNFYISEKSFQKSSKLIKNFVISDFHDFDLSLFKNIKNKRQIIRNQVDSNLGKYVLGCAFDKGLFDDTK